The following are encoded together in the Melitaea cinxia chromosome 22, ilMelCinx1.1, whole genome shotgun sequence genome:
- the LOC123664586 gene encoding uncharacterized protein LOC123664586: protein METEDFKSLLHVSPALTNDMLSKALSEWFHTNIQFTHWEYVSDTGKGDSYLSEVIRIRIYGDSNGVPYHVQVILKNMPKNVCRRLTFRSDEFFKNEINFYQKVLPTLIKFQSKKRVSDPYTNYAKLFYAYTDGLNDVICLEDVGLENFGAAVRQEGIDYDHCKVTLKALAKYHALSFALRDQEPETFNRITDAIFETYYDPRLSDWYGRFWNRISGIAIDAVEKEYPDSIYVEKIKEFAVPERYEDMIRAVRDKTNGVISHGDSWTNNFLYKYQDGQPIDAKIIDFQLTRCASPVLDVSFVFYGCTDKEMRSNCYDELIKYYYEVLSEQVRELGSDPDKVYSFDTYMQEIKKYSYFGLAFSFESTPFIILAPEDAISMEIEGDTKKNIDDFWQIKPFKTKAGRQREANNIVHCIDKGYI, encoded by the exons TATGTCAGTGACACTGGCAAAGGCGACTCATACTTGAGCGAAGTAATCCGAATTCGGATCTATGGCGATTCTAATGGCGTACCCTACCATGTTCAAGTGATTTTAAAAAACATGCCCAAAAACGTTTGCAGGCGTCTGACATTTAGAAGTGACGAAttctttaaaaatgaaatcaatttCTATCAAAAAGTTCTCCCAACTCTAATTAAGTTCCAATCAAAGAAAAGGGTTTCTGATCCCTACACTAATTATGCTAAATTGTTTTACGCGTATACAGATGGTTTGAATGATGTCATATGTCTCGAAGACGTTGGTTTAGAGAATTTTGGAGCTGCCGTTCGACAAGAGGGAATAGATTATGACCATTGTAAGGTTACCCTTAAAGCATTAGCTAAGTACCATGCACTATCATTCGCTCTTAGAGATCAAGAGCCGGAGACGTTTAATAGAATAACCGATGCCATCTTCGAAACGTATTACGATCCAAGACTTTCGGATTGGTATGGAAGATTCTGGAACAGGATAAGCGGCATCGCTATCGACGCAGTTGAAAAAGAATACCCAGACTCAATATACGTGGAAAAAATTAAGGAATTCGCTGTACCAGAAAGATACGAAGACATGATAAGGGCGGTTAGAGACAAAACAAATGGTGTAATATCTCATGGCGATTCGTGGACAAATAATTTCCTGTACAAATACCAAGATGGTCAACCAATCGACGCGAAAATAATTGACTTTCAACTAACTAGATGTGCCAGTCCAGTATTAGATGTATCTTTCGTTTTTTACGGCTGTACAGACAAAGAAATGAGATCGAATTGTTATGATgaattaataaagtattattatgaaGTACTTTCCGAACAGGTAAGGGAGTTGGGCAGTGACCCTGACAAAGTGTATTCCTTTGACACATATATGCAAGAAATAAAGAAGTATTCCTACTTTGGTTTGGCGTTTAGTTTTGAATCGACACCGTTTATTATTTTGGCGCCAGAGGATGCTATTTCTATGGAAATTGAG GGTGacacaaagaaaaatattgatGATTTTTGGCAAATAAAACCATTTAAAACTAAAGCAGGGAGGCAGAGGGAGGCTAACAATATAGTACATTGCATTGACAAAGGATACATATAA
- the LOC123664385 gene encoding uncharacterized protein LOC123664385 — translation MVAEKYSDGNVHLVELDVIDCGIDHELDVSEGDVEISQYPWLGILYYTFYGDTTEARAVTTVALIQAEFVIAPAADIGPMPKNDFRANAMVLLGEGWNRSGRRVRNYVLHPEYEETYNTIALVQLRTPVRNENLRPLCPPPDRLRSPDLYVVKFKEDYNDLQKQVLPVTHVMSSLCKEFYLRANLYAKKMRPPHVACAVSLEQDNVCVWDAGAALVTRDVWGRWQLLGMGVRGPGCGAPSRYLDMMSYYPWVENSLDKFRRISISKISKQKYIVRAGSHAYQRFGNCDEEEKINLIYREMIVLRTDNNQYQFLTYNMSIYDSVEFSCLTLELINASAVSEMRIKHFCPRNPKGVPCYSYKGSVFEISVYLMFSDTCRFEMFAWGWKKNMTLIDIQEWKWEEGTYYEDFTMQPVEYRGTQADTQFGFEPIDSYMWVPDYDVWSSSLPPDLSKTTTTRPRRGEDETPPPLDYSDPGAGGKQLEEEKYVTRPPDMGMFDIMTAKPNPMERYSSKHKVEETTIRPIGRRNAYNDYY, via the exons ATGGTCGCTGAGAAATATTCTGATGGAAAT GTACACCTCGTAGAACTAGATGTAATAGACTGTGGAATTGATCATGAACTTGATGTCAGTGAAGGCGACGTTGAAATCTCACAGTATCCCTGGTTGGGAATACTGTACTATacgtttt ATGGCGACACTACTGAAGCGCGCGCTGTTACAACTGTAGCGTTAATACAAGCTGAGTTTGTGATTGCACCAGCTGCGGATATCGGTCCGATGCCTAAAAATGATTTTAG AGCGAACGCAATGGTTCTTCTCGGTGAAGGTTGGAATCGAAGCGGACGTCGAGTTCGCAACTATGTGTTACATCCTGAGTATGAAGAGACTTACAATACCATCGCCTTAGTACAACTCCGAACGCCAGTTCGTAACG aaaatttgagaCCATTGTGTCCACCTCCAGATAGATTACGGAGTCCCGATTTGTACGTTGTAAAATTCAAAGAAG ATTATAATGATCTTCAAAAGCAAGTACTTCCCGTAACCCACGTGATGTCAAGTTTGTGCAAGGAGTTCTATCTTCGTGCTAAT CTATATGCAAAGAAGATGCGTCCTCCACACGTAGCATGCGCCGTGTCCCTGGAGCAGGACAACGTGTGCGTGTGGGACGCGGGCGCGGCGCTCGTGACGCGCGACGTGTGGGGGCGGTGGCAGCTG CTAGGTATGGGAGTTCGAGGCCCGGGCTGTGGAGCGCCGTCCCGTTATTTAGATATGATGAGTTACTATCCTTGGGTAGAAAACAGCCTCGATAAGTTTAGACGAATCAGCATATCTAAGATATCGAAGCAGAAATATATCGTACGGG CGGGCAGTCACGCCTACCAAAGATTTGGTAATTGTGacgaagaagaaaaaattaacttaatttacCGAGAAATGATAGTTTTACGGACAGATAACAATCAGTACCAGTTTTTGACGTATAAT ATGTCAATATACGACAGCGTTGAGTTCTCCTGTCTAACACTGGAACTTATAAACGCGTCCGCTGTCTCCGAGATGCGGATCAAGCATTTCTGCCCAAGGAATCCTAAAGGAGTGCCTTGTTATTCCTATAAAG GATCCGTTTTCGAAATATCCGTATATCTGATGTTCTCGGACACGTGTCGGTTCGAAATGTTCGCCTGGGGCTGGAAGAAGAATATGACGCTGATCGACATTCAAGAGTGGAAGTGGGAGGAGGGGACCTACTACGAGGACTTTACCATGCAACCGGTGGAGTACAGGGGAACGCAAGCCGATACACAGTTTGGTTTCGAACCGATAGATAGTTACATGTGGGTACCGGATTATGACGTTTGGTCATCATCGTTACCACCTGACCTATCCAAGACTACAACTACACGGCCGCGTCGAGGAG AGGATGAAACGCCCCCGCCATTAGATTATAGTGATCCTGGTGCTGGAGGTAAACAGCTTGAAGAGGAAAAGTACGTGACAAGGCCGCCTGACATGGGAATGTTTGACATCATGACAGCCAAACCTAACCCCATGGAAAGATATAGTTCGAAACACAAGGTTGAGGAAACGACGATACGACCTATAGGACGACGTAATGCGtacaatgattattattaa
- the LOC123664575 gene encoding mediator of RNA polymerase II transcription subunit 20, with translation MGVTVLQQYPVGENKTGTYVIDLLTKRILALGATQQGQFLVDCESYLSLPQMGTTKTVHILHNSEQPASVFSILESGTKTIHVIADGLFDLLMMKLSQHYTSKKQTKIESKGPRFELGDFCVKLGSVTMNQNFKGVLIEVEYRPCVMANAVWGLLREFLQGLLGPSIPVQPPQHLVSRMNEIYTPIDTIYQYLEHFSAYRKITGLRSA, from the exons TTTACAGCAGTATCCAGTCGGGGAAAATAAAACCGGTACATACGTGATTGATTTGTTGACGAAAAGAATATTAGCTCTGGGTGCAACGCAACAGGGTCAATTtctagtggactgcgaaagctATCTTTCACTTCCTCAAATgg gTACAACAAAAACAGTCCACATCCTACATAATTCTGAGCAGCCAGCATCTGTATTTTCAATATTGGAAAGCGGTACAAAAACTATACATGTTATAGCTGATGGCTTGTTTGACCTATTAATGATGAAGCTTTCTCAACACTATACATCTAAAAAACAAACTAAGATAGAGAGCAAAGGGCCTAGGTTTGAACTTGGAGACTTTTGTGTTAAGCTTGGTTCTGTGACGATGAATCAAAATTTCAAAGGAGTTCTTATTGAG GTAGAGTATCGTCCATGTGTAATGGCGAATGCTGTCTGGGGATTGTTACGTGAATTTTTACAAGGGCTCTTAGGCCCTTCCATCCCTGTCCAGCCACCTCAACACCTTGTGAGCAGAATGAATGAAATTTACACACCCATAGATACTATTTATCAGTACTTAGAACACTTTAGTGCTTATAGAAAAATAACTGGGCTGAGAAGTGCGTAA